CATTATATCAGGGACATAGCAATATCCCCGACTGTGTGTTATGTAAGCTACCCTAACAAGTAGCCACTGCACTGGCTAGGCTAACGTTACTGTAGATAGCTAACCAACGTCGGGTTGAAAACATGCCCGTTTCGACAGCTAGCTAATAAGTTAACTTAGACATGACTTCGAATGGGTTTCGGTCATATTTTAAGTGAATGAATGCAAATATGTGTAGCTATatctagttagttagctaacgttaagcGGTTACTTGCCGTTAATCACAGACTAAGTGCATTTATTTTGCTAGCTAACTTCTAGCCACGTActttactgtagctagctaacgttagtttacGTTCGCTAACTAGCTAAGCTGCTGTGAGACGCAGCTCATTTCCCCTTCCTAAAGGTAGAATGGCAGGCGACGCCAGTGGCATTCCTGAACTGGACCAAGATAAATATGATGCAGATGAAGAAGTCAAGATAATCTTCCTTGGAGACAGTGCAGTGGGAAAATCCAAGTTGATGGAGAGGTTTCTGATAGACGGATAGTCGTCCCCAACAGCTGTCAACCTATGCCCTGACGCTCTACAAATACACTACCACCATCGACAGCAAGGCTGTATTAGTAGCTGATATGAAGGTGACCCAGAGAAAATGTAACTTTGCCAAGAAGCAGGGGCTTCCTTTGTACTTTGTATCTGCTGCTGATGGGACCAATGTAGTCAAGATGTTCAAAGAAACAATCAAAATGGCAATGTCTTACAAGCAGAACTCTAGTGACTTCATGGATGAAGTAATGCGGGAGCTGGAGGCTCTGCTCTTCAAGGTTGCTCCCCACCCAAGCAAATGCTCAGAACTTTGAGCTGGAGCAGAAGAAGGAGTCGTCGTTAGAGATGGCTGAGGGACTGAAACCAGAGAGccctgagtctgtctgtctggctggatgTTGATGTGGATACATTACCCTCACATTATGGACACATTATCTTTACATTATACTGGCATTGTGAATACGAGAGCTGTTTCTGACTGCACCGCAGCTATGGATGCTGTGGATATGTTATCCTAAATGTGTTGACATGATACCTCTTTACCATGGGAGAGCTGTGCTCCAGAGTCTGTAACTGATGCTGTGGATATGTTATCCTAAATGTGTTGACATGATACCTCTTTACCATGGGAGAGCTGTGCTCCAGAGTCTGTAACTGATGCTGTGGATATGTTATCCTAAATGTGTTGACATGATACCTCTTTACCATGGGAGAGCTGTGCTCCAGAGTCTGTAACTGATGTTGTGGATATGTTATATTCACATTATTCTCACATTGTGGACatgtccaatttgtaagtcgctctggataagagcgtctgctaaatgacttaaatgtaatgtaaatgtaatgtaaatgtaaaacgcACATGACAGCTCActatgagtttgccaaaaggcacctaatggactctcagaccatgagaaacaagattctctggtctgatgaaaccaaggttgaactctttggcctgaatgccaagcaccacgtctggaggaaacctggcaccatccctatggtgaagcatggtggtggcagcatcatgctgtggcaatgtttttcagaggcagggactgggatactagtcaggatagagggaaagatgaacagagcaaagtacagagagatccttgatgaaaacctgctcctgagcacataggacctcagactggggcttaggttcaccttccaacaggaaaacaaccctaagcacatagccaagacaatggAGGAGTttcttcgggacaaatctctgaatgtccttgagtggcccagccagagcccggaattgaacctgatcgaacatctctggagaaacctgataTTAGCTATACAGCAACGCTCCCCTTCCagcctgacagagcatgagaggatctgcagataagtaagggagaaactccacaaatacaggtgtggcaagcttgtacccaagaagacttgaggctgtaatcactgccaatggtACTTCAataaagtaccgagtaaagggtctgaatacttaagtaaatgtgatcaTTTTTTTTCGTATTTTTTGTAAATCAGCAAACATTTTTAAagcctgttttggctttgtcattattgggtattggaGTCAAAAATACACAAAACTGAGTGAtatatgcagtgccttcagaaagtattcagacctcttaacTTCTTCCAAATTTAGGTTAGGTTAtggccttactctaaaattgattatatcgttttttcccctcattaatctacacccTACTACTTTCACAAAGATAGTAAAGcatcaactccattcaaattgcattCAAAATGGATAATCCTGTTCTAGATTGACATAGACTTCAGTGAACCATCATTTTAGTCTGCTCTGTACTTGTACTGTAAggcattatatatttttaaatgtatctgTATCTcattaaccacgtttccatccacagtttttatgagAGTAAAGTCATACGTATGTTTCGGTACAATTATAGCTATGACaacgagaaatggcggtggaaacgccttgaagcgcaaatattgatataatgaccatcatatcgaagtaaacttggagtcacatgatgatatggtgtgtggtcctcccaatTCCTATTGGGAAACCAtgtagtttattaggctacacatTAAATAACTTATGATGAACAGGcatagggtggtgaaagtgcacggaaACCTTGATGCCGCTTTACAgaaaatattgagggtcttattctggagatgatgatcgatgcttgactgccatttgacaaataaaaatactcTCACTcttaataatctcatcatgtacaCTAGCTTACCTGCACAGCCTTCCCGCACTGTATCTGTCTGCGAGCAGTTGGCTAGATCGTACCtgtcaagaccagagtaggcacagtTTTTGTGAAAGAACTTTCGgtggagttgaaaatgtgatggaaacacattgaacttcacATTTTTTTCGGAACATGAAAACTTAAACGAAACCGAAAATTTTGTGTGCAGTATGTCATCACACACCGATTACTATCCACAACAAGtctgtttggtggaaacaccactggtggAAAAATGGTCATcatttctttatgcagatttggGATATTCATGTGAAAATCTGTCTCCAAATGGATGGAAACTTAGCTTATATAGTACAATCAATAAATTGGATACTTTTCAAATAAAAACAGATGGCTAGTATAGTCTCAAATATTACACAATTATGCATGCTACACCATGCCACTGCATTCAATGCCATCTGGTGTAGAAAATGTGTCAAGTCCTGACTGTACAACTTCAACCTTTCTGACTCCACCCTCCTCTGataaacaaaatgaggtggaaacaccTAAGATACTGAAGTGAGAGTAAAATAAATTAAGTGAAGATTCCATTTAAATACAGGAGAGTTACGGGGAACATAATTTCTTAAGCACGGTCACAGGTAAGGAAGTCATAGTATAATGAGTACAAGAAGCAATAGATACTCAGCTACTATCTAATCTTATACACATAATAAGAATGTTATCATTATCAGGAGGTAAGTTGATGCACAGTAACATAGTGGAGAGACTGTGCCATGGTAAACTAAATGATAACTCAACATTGATATGTACTGTAATGCAAAGCTGAATAACATGCTTGAATCATACATCTGATTTGTGTTTGCTGATTTTTGAGATGATTATTTCAAAGACAATATGAGCTTTAGAGAGGTAGGAAATAAGTCAGCTATTATCATATCACACAAACTGGTAGTCCAGGGCAAAGGTTGAATGTGACTGATGATGTGCAATCCTGTAAACTGCTTTATCAGAGGATAGGATGAACTTGGATGACTTGCACTGTTAAGGTACATTTAGAAATTTtttttccaaaagggttcttcagttgTCCCTATTTTAGGTAGAACACTTTTaggtagaacactttttggtGGAACagaaaatggttctacctggacccAAAGGGGttatatctggaaccaaaaagggttattgaaagggttctcctatcgggacagccgaagaacacctACGTTCTTGAtatcacctttttttctaagagtgaatGGAAAAACCTTATAAAGGACAGTGTTAGCTACAGTAGTGTCTCAAAAAGGAGAACCAATACCATGTAACTTGATTAGATTTGATGTGACTTGACTTGATGTGGAACTTATTTGATGCAAACACTGAATGCCATTACAGATCATCTTGATTGACAGATGGACCGGTCCAGCCCGGCAGCAGTAATTGGAAACAACAGTCTGGAGAACTGGAAAGTGATTGGTGCAGGAGGGTTTGGACAAGTCCACAAAGCCAGACATGTGGATTGGGGATATGATGTGGCCATCAAGTTGCTAAAATGTGATGATGGGTAAATTGTCTATACTTTAAACACTTGATTGTATGACAATTAAATTAGTTTTATATTCCATTATAAACTGATTTGTCTTTCATGATGTGGTCAACCATTTAAGTGAAGACAATATTCCTGTtgccctcactctctctgtccaccccctCCCGTGTCCTCTCCTTCCCACCCCTAACTTTATCCCAGCTCTAGCGCTTCCCTGCATAATGAGGCAGAAATGATGAGCAAGGGTGCAAGCCTCCATGTGATAAGGATTCTTGGAGTGTACAAGGATTGTCCCCCCACTTGCGGCCCTTCCATTCAGCTGGGTCTTGTGATGGAGTTCATGGAGAGGGGGACACTGGAATCCCTCCTggacaccctctctctccatccaccttgGCCCCACCCCCTTGCCTATCGCTTGGCCCACCAGATCGCTCTGGGGATGAACTTCCTCCATTGCCTCACCCCACCCCTTCTGCATCAAGACCTAAAGCCCAATAATGTGCTGCTGGATGACTGCCTTAATGCCAAGGCAAGTTCCAGGCTCCTGGTTCTGATTAGGCTTTAACTGGTGGGAATACGAGCATGAACTGAGGTTCAACAGCACCATTGCTTGTTGGAGTGTATTATTGAGGcaatattataattattattattgataTTACCATTCATTGATTATTAACTATTTCAACAAATATAGTTAGATGACATGAGTTATACTGCCAGTGATTGTAATGCATAAACCGAACATAAACTGAAGactatctctctgtctttctagcTTGCAGATTTTGGCCTGGCCAAGGTCTCCCACAGTGTTTACAAGATGAGCAAAGAGTTCCCTGGGAAGGCTGGGGGGACATCTAGTTACATGCCTCCTGAGGCTTTGGAAAATGTGTCATACAAACCCATTCGTGCCTTTGACATCTACAGGTACGTCACTAAATGCATCAAGAATAATCAATATGGACATATGACTTTACAATgactctttctatctctctctcacacattctcTTCTTCAGCTATGGTATACTTCTGTGGTCCATCATCACTGGTCAGTCGAAGCCATATCCTAGTGAGTAACACTTACAATGAATACCCTCTTCATGGTGCATTATACTCACATTCATTGCACTTTGCTATGCATGGTAACGTTACGTTATAGCCACACcgtggctgtactaaattctacagggacttcaggttaCGAAAAAAAAGAAGGTATGGTAACTGTTTAAAATATCTGAACAttatgaagtggatatgaacacacacgtactacatgcttgcttacacatacgaacttatacatacacacacacacctgatctcgctttcttctcttctctcactctcttttctcttctcttctctccctctctctctattgttgagaactgttttataatttaatgtgtttattgtttgtctatcttttttAAGTATTTGTCTAcaagtggtcccgtgtggctcagttggtagagcatggcgcttgcaacgccagggttgtgggttcattccccacggggggaccaggatgaatatgtatgaactttccaatttgtaagtcgctctggataagagcatctgctaaatgacttaaatgtaagtttatatatttttacaaaaagcaaggggaagatatcaaaataggggcattggggaataataacatattgtacggaatACATTTGTACATCTGAAGTGAAGACGTCTCTAGAGTAATGCGaggtctctttcatgatcatgtgaaacgtcaattgctatggaaatgctgggatgtgtttttcaattatgttaaaggtaattatgatgcaactatgatggtgatacgatatggattacaattatgaatattaaggctatacgcactacatgttacacacatagacactcaaacatgcaaattggcagagttattatttatttggacatcacaaattatagtcttactcttatacagacatcATACACACTCTCATTATATCAtatccaatatcatacacatcaacctactcagatttgtTACACACATAATTTGTCTAAATTTTCTAACATCTTTGacattggctcacaggcaaacaggcaagggaataataaaaacattcctagaacctatttcttgaattctaaatatcagacatttgaaagctctagtTTCGACCTTCATATtacctctgatggcagtaactttacaagaACTAATTATGGTCAAATTAgcctgagaatagtatctagttatggtaaggggtgaaatacctatagctagttataattgtaacggtttggtagattataaaaaaagaagatcagtatttacatggctaaatgaaaaggaatataacatatactgtttacaggaaactcactgtACATCCTTATATGAAGTTGCGTagaaaaaggaatggggtggtgaattttttttctgtcatggacaaaggaactcaaagggtgtgatgatattaattaacaaaaatgtcGATCTAAATGTGCAAATAATCAGGaatgattcgcaaggaaggtggatcctttttaatatgaaagtggacgaataagagatttggctcattaatctatatggtccaaatcaggatgatccacacttcttcgaaaacatttataccaatttattgaacttacaggcaacaaatgatctaatcattatggtaggagactaaAACACAGTATTAAGTACCTCAATGGGCCAtaaaggtaatcactctacaaactatcatcaccgtgcccttaaggaaatcacaaatattatggacacattagaaatagtggatatttggagactaaaaatccccgacctagtgagatatacatatagaagacttaatcaagctagtcgtcttgactactttcttgtttctttctctcttgcatcaaaggttaaaacagttttaataggagacagaatgcgatcaGATCATCATCTAATTGACATTCACATAACTCCAGTAGAttttccacgtggacggggatattggatATTTAATCCAAGTTTACAGGAGGACAACTTTTTTTTAACTAAACCAAAATAATTTATAACAGAAtctttccagtataatataggttcagcatatgcccttattgtttgggatacctttaaatgcattcaattcaatattcatcaataataaaaaagcagtttctggctgAAAGAAACAAGACTAACAAGACTAaataatagtacaggtagatagcaataaaaacgatactacagagatacaaaaaaagatagaggaaaaacaaaaagaacttgaggaacttattcaagaacgatctaatgtaatctattacaaaaataaagcaaactggatggaatatggagaaaaatgcacaaaattcttcctgaatctccaacacaggaacgctaacaaaaataatttgcagaaactcgttactgaagacggagtcatctatgattctccaaattatattttaaaagaggaagctaattatttCAAGCATatgttctcttttccgtctcatcctctcccactgaatgaagattacggtaaggaattctttccaagtaatatgaaaaatgtaaaattaacaaatgcacagaaagatcagtgcgaaggccatattacagaggaggaactttttgaggctattaaatcctttcagtctggaaaaaccccagggcttgatggcataccggtagaggtatatcaagtattttttgatatactaaaagcgccattgttagattgttttaattACTCCTATAGAAATaggtctgtcaggtactcagcaggaaggtctgatttctttattattaaaacaagacccagatggcaaatataaagacccggtctatctaaaaaactggagggCCCTTACACTTCAAtcttgtgatgcaaaaatactagcaaaatgaatagcactcagaattaaaagggttttaccaggtattgttcatcctgatcagacagcttttttacatggacgatacattggagataatatacgacaactactagaaataatagaacagcatgaaacatataagaagccaggaatggtatttatagcggattttgaaaaggaatttgataaagtaagattggattttatttataaatgcctggattttttcaatttcagtaattctcttataaaatgggtaaaaaataatgtatagcaaccccaggtgtaaaatagtaaataacggctacttctcagagagttttgaattttCTAGAGGAGTCAAACAAGGGTGTccactgtcaccatatctattcgttatggccatcaaaatgctagctattaaaatcagatccaataacaacattagaggattagaaatccaaggcttaaaaacaaaggtgtccatgtatgccgatgactcaagttttatgttaagtccgtaagctagatccctgcaatgtctcattaaagAGATAACTTTtcttttctgtactctctggactaaaaaaGTGTataatattacgtattggatccttaaaaaatacaacttttacattaccttgCAGCTTCCCTATAAAAttggctgatggtgaagtagacatactcggtattcatatcacaaaagatataaataagctctccacaatgaatttcaatagaaaacgtgtaaaaatagacaagatcctgctaccatggaggtaaatacctgtctatttatggaaaattgCTCTGAtcaactccttagtcatatctcagtttactcacttacttatggcgctgcctactcctgatgattcgtttttcaaatcatatgagcaaaaatattttgctttatctggaacgctaaaccagacaaaataaaacgagcctatctatataatgaatatgacttgggtgggttgagattattaaatataaaagcactaaacctctctctaaaagcttcactcattcaaaagttttatttgaaccctaaatggttctcaagtaaattaataagaaaagctcatccattgtttataattggctcattcatccccctcctctcccc
This genomic stretch from Salvelinus alpinus chromosome 15, SLU_Salpinus.1, whole genome shotgun sequence harbors:
- the LOC139540501 gene encoding receptor-interacting serine/threonine-protein kinase 3-like isoform X2; protein product: MDRSSPAAVIGNNSLENWKVIGAGGFGQVHKARHVDWGYDVAIKLLKCDDGSSASLHNEAEMMSKGASLHVIRILGVYKDCPPTCGPSIQLGLVMEFMERGTLESLLDTLSLHPPWPHPLAYRLAHQIALGMNFLHCLTPPLLHQDLKPNNVLLDDCLNAKLADFGLAKVSHSVYKMSKEFPGKAGGTSSYMPPEALENVSYKPIRAFDIYSYGILLWSIITGQSKPYPNRGQRPSLEAVDKEQVEGLGDLVELMEKCWDHEPSKRPPFKECFLVTERVFEKHKKGIINAVHQVLTKLDSGSKTSGVGALHVSASSKPHACPKDKVNISANVKTGSLPPTQDVADGLSSKLIDKGAQFVDDNMEKLVQRITMVMPIADGLHQRKMIHDEDYSEITAAQTSMSKMRKLYVALKPGGAVAKSAFYQILLEQQTLLVEELGGVGQK
- the LOC139540501 gene encoding receptor-interacting serine/threonine-protein kinase 3-like isoform X3, producing MDRSSPAAVIGNNSLENWKVIGAGGFGQVHKARHVDWGYDVAIKLLKCDDGSSASLHNEAEMMSKGASLHVIRILGVYKDCPPTCGPSIQLGLVMEFMERGTLESLLDTLSLHPPWPHPLAYRLAHQIALGMNFLHCLTPPLLHQDLKPNNVLLDDCLNAKLADFGLAKVSHSVYKMSKEFPGKAGGTSSYMPPEALENVSYKPIRAFDIYSYGILLWSIITGQSKPYPNVHAGDSSRFCFLIKDRGQRPSLEAVDKEQVEGLGDLVELMEKCWDHEPSKRPPFKECFLVTERVFEKHKKGIINAVHQVLTKLDSGSKTSGVGALHVSASSKPHACPKDKVNISANVKTGSLPPTQDVADGLSSKLIDKGLPW
- the LOC139540501 gene encoding receptor-interacting serine/threonine-protein kinase 3-like isoform X1; the encoded protein is MDRSSPAAVIGNNSLENWKVIGAGGFGQVHKARHVDWGYDVAIKLLKCDDGSSASLHNEAEMMSKGASLHVIRILGVYKDCPPTCGPSIQLGLVMEFMERGTLESLLDTLSLHPPWPHPLAYRLAHQIALGMNFLHCLTPPLLHQDLKPNNVLLDDCLNAKLADFGLAKVSHSVYKMSKEFPGKAGGTSSYMPPEALENVSYKPIRAFDIYSYGILLWSIITGQSKPYPNVHAGDSSRFCFLIKDRGQRPSLEAVDKEQVEGLGDLVELMEKCWDHEPSKRPPFKECFLVTERVFEKHKKGIINAVHQVLTKLDSGSKTSGVGALHVSASSKPHACPKDKVNISANVKTGSLPPTQDVADGLSSKLIDKGAQFVDDNMEKLVQRITMVMPIADGLHQRKMIHDEDYSEITAAQTSMSKMRKLYVALKPGGAVAKSAFYQILLEQQTLLVEELGGVGQK